A window from Atribacteraceae bacterium encodes these proteins:
- the surE gene encoding 5'/3'-nucleotidase SurE, whose protein sequence is MKRKVLITNDDGYKSEGIRALVREFRDIADVLLVAPSEEKSCSSHSITPHQSIVAREIEVEGVQGFAVDGTPADTVILGLNIFRSQDQAVDLVVSGINRGANLGFDVFYSGTVAAAMEAAMSGVSAMAVSLSLEEAGNYHLAAEVTREIFYRFEETLMGQKNLVLNVNIPDRSSGDDLKSWVITELGDRFFFTRIKQKLKENGMHEFIFEEEKRKASIQKNSDFWAVWHSHVSITPLRPSLTDYLIKNDLLAVLSRNG, encoded by the coding sequence GTGAAGAGAAAGGTCCTGATCACCAATGACGACGGGTACAAGAGCGAGGGCATCCGTGCGCTGGTTCGTGAATTCCGAGATATTGCCGACGTTCTGCTGGTAGCACCCAGTGAGGAGAAAAGCTGTTCCAGTCACAGTATCACTCCTCACCAGTCGATTGTCGCCCGGGAGATCGAAGTGGAAGGAGTCCAGGGATTTGCCGTCGATGGCACACCAGCGGATACGGTCATCCTGGGACTCAATATTTTCCGTTCCCAGGACCAGGCCGTGGACCTGGTCGTCTCCGGGATCAATCGGGGAGCCAATTTGGGGTTCGATGTCTTCTATTCCGGGACAGTCGCTGCGGCCATGGAGGCAGCTATGAGCGGAGTATCGGCCATGGCTGTTTCCCTGTCCCTCGAGGAGGCCGGTAACTATCACCTGGCGGCGGAAGTCACTCGGGAGATCTTCTACCGGTTTGAAGAAACCCTGATGGGACAAAAAAACCTGGTCCTGAATGTCAACATCCCGGATCGTTCATCGGGAGATGATCTAAAAAGTTGGGTAATCACCGAACTGGGAGACAGATTTTTCTTTACCCGGATTAAACAGAAACTAAAAGAAAACGGTATGCATGAGTTCATTTTCGAAGAGGAAAAACGGAAAGCATCCATTCAGAAAAATTCGGATTTCTGGGCGGTTTGGCACTCTCATGTCTCCATTACTCCACTGCGCCCGAGCCTGACCGACTACCTGATCAAGAACGACCTCCTGGCAGTCCTCTCCCGGAACGGATGA
- a CDS encoding acylphosphatase produces the protein MIEPTLRARILFRGIVQGVGFRYFVLKRAAEFSITGLARNLPGSEVEVIAEGDRQEIERFFDAIREGPVSAVVREAKIFWEPASGGYPDFRIGY, from the coding sequence ATGATAGAGCCCACGCTGCGAGCTCGTATCCTCTTTCGGGGAATCGTCCAGGGTGTCGGGTTTCGATACTTTGTGTTGAAACGGGCTGCAGAGTTCTCGATCACGGGGTTGGCCCGGAACCTTCCAGGGAGTGAGGTGGAGGTGATTGCCGAGGGAGACCGCCAGGAAATCGAGCGATTTTTCGACGCGATCAGGGAGGGACCGGTGAGTGCTGTTGTCCGGGAAGCGAAAATTTTTTGGGAGCCGGCCAGCGGCGGATATCCCGATTTTCGGATCGGATACTGA
- a CDS encoding protein-L-isoaspartate(D-aspartate) O-methyltransferase, giving the protein MDFDTPSTMRKRLEMVERQIKKRGITDERLIKAFLRVPRHLMVDTSRPEAAYQDSPLPIGEGQTISQPYIVALMTTLLDPQPTDRVLEVGTGSGYQTAILAELAGEIISIERLGSLAQKSRDLLFNLGYRNVTIVTGDGSMGFPDKAPFDGIIVTAHSRVIYPAWTAQLCPGGGVIVLPLGGALQQTLVKGTKAGETLSIAEYGEVVFVPLVENETND; this is encoded by the coding sequence ATGGATTTCGATACACCTTCGACCATGCGAAAGCGACTCGAGATGGTGGAGCGGCAGATCAAAAAGCGGGGTATTACTGACGAGCGTCTGATTAAAGCCTTTTTGCGGGTTCCCCGTCACCTGATGGTCGATACCAGCCGGCCCGAGGCCGCCTACCAGGACTCCCCGCTCCCAATTGGAGAAGGACAGACCATTTCCCAGCCCTATATCGTCGCTCTGATGACCACCCTCCTCGATCCCCAGCCGACGGACCGGGTGCTCGAAGTCGGGACCGGATCCGGATACCAGACCGCCATTCTCGCTGAATTGGCCGGTGAGATTATCAGCATCGAGCGGCTTGGTTCGCTGGCCCAAAAAAGCCGCGATCTGCTCTTTAACCTCGGTTATAGGAATGTGACCATTGTGACCGGTGACGGAAGTATGGGCTTCCCGGATAAAGCTCCCTTTGATGGTATTATCGTCACCGCGCATTCCCGGGTGATCTACCCTGCCTGGACCGCACAGCTGTGCCCAGGCGGGGGGGTGATCGTCCTGCCTTTGGGAGGAGCCCTCCAGCAAACTCTCGTGAAAGGGACCAAAGCCGGTGAAACCCTCTCCATTGCCGAGTACGGCGAAGTGGTGTTTGTCCCTCTGGTGGAGAATGAAACCAATGACTGA